tttagctttttctgaaaacaaacgGTGGAGAAAAAATGTGTAGTATCAAAACTACAAGATGCAgatttattgacaataaaagcccaaaacaaaacaacaacaaaatggtGGCAGTGTTGGTGGTGTCATGTaggaaagtgataaaacatcaaactgattttttttttgtgcggtttttttttttttggctgatgtTCAATAAAAATTCACTTCCAGTAAAACCCTCAAGACGAAGAGCAGAAGCTAAAGTGAAAAGCTCTGATGCAGGTTCATATTTCAACCCGCCCACACAACCCTCACTACTCTCACtaatgaagctgctgcagaaacatcAGGCACTCAGCTGGATGGGCAAAGAAAAAACCAGCAGAAGAGAAAATCAATTTAAAGAAGGGCGGAAACATTAAAGGAGCcgccttttgttttctttagtgaAGGAATGTAATCGTTATTAAAAgtgtcactttaaaaacaataagGAACAATAATGAAGATTAACTCATTTCTCCgagatgaaaaagacaaaatgaggctcaagaatgaaaaacacagatgaaagtgatgtttttccttttcttggtGCCcgacacacttttcttttttcttgtgagtgagtgtttgtttcGACCTTCAGGTCGGTCACAGAAAGTCTGAGTGTTTAGATCTGTGTCTCCCTCTAGTGGCTCAGAGCAGAAATACAGCTACGAAGAATAAAGCGTCAACGACTGCAGATGTGATGCCTGGaggacaataaataaatataaataataaaacaatacaaaacatgataatataatataaaattataaatataaatgacatagtaaacACACTTTATGAATGTTAGAGACCATTTTCCAGCCACTTCcagtttttaaagctgctgtaaaaggctgtttaatgtcatttatatTATGTCATCAGGttgtttctggtgtttttgaAGCTGTTTAATGTTTACATGAACTCAAACCTTTCGTATGATTGATTTTCAGAATATCCTGtgaaacatttacacactttCTACACCCGATGCATTTAACATTGTAGGAAACTCTAGGATCCAAACTAGAATATGAAATAAAGTTATATGAGTTTGACTTTGTccaagataagataagataataaTCCTTTCtcagtcccacagtggggaaacGAGCAGCGACAAAGGGACGAATGGATTTAGATAAacaaactttgttgtttttgtcatattgGAGACAATGTGGGATTTTAACATTGAAAttcagatttatatttttattttttcttcttttaaagaaTCAGTTTTATGGCGTCACTCTTCAGTCTCCATACgtggagcttttattttgttaaactCACGCTAACTAATGTGATGTGTCCTCAGATCGTTGGATGTTTGCTGATCTTCACGGCAGTGAAGGCCACCAGCATCAGCTAccaggtaaacaacaacaacaacaacaacaacaacaacaacagtaatccacatgtttttcagtgtggaatcagaacacaacaaacataaaGCCAGTCATCATATTTGTATcttatcatttgttttgtttttttaccaggACGATACAAAAGGACAAATAGTGCAAAGCATTATGGGATGAACTTCATAGTTTTTACCGTCATATCTAACCGCCGTAAACATCTCAGCTGTGCTCactttgagtttgagtttgattGACTGAAACATAAACCTACAAGAATAAAAACCAAAGTTACAATAAACCTGAATTATCCTTTAAGCAATAAACAAACCACAAATGAATCAACTGTTTAATCATAATGgctttttcatttattgcaACATTTAAAGAAAGGTCCTTGTGTGACCAGAGTAAAAGCTGCTTGTGGTTTTAATCAGAACGAAAAccgtgtgtttgcatttgtgaagATTGTTTTGGATTGCGCTCGTCAGGACGGGGCATGTTGTAATCCTGTTTGGAGCTCATGTGAAAATACCTGAGGGGAAATGTTTAGAACAAGCCGAGGTGATGGATAATGAGTCTTATGAGGAGGCGAACAGCTGCCCAGATGTAGTGCAGGCTCTGGTTTCTTGTCTTAATGCAGAACAGATGTTGctcgggggggtgggggggtggggtggggttttATTTCCACAGTTGACACAAAACCAGGATGGCTCTCACAATGTTATCAGATCAGAAATACTGAAGGGTTACATGACGGATGATTTATATTTCTGGAAGAGAACGGCCTCGGgccattgtttttaaataatcaaatttgaCTTCCATTTCTGTTGAGCTTGTTCCAAAAAACACGCTCAGGTTTTAGATTTCCAGCATTCCAGTAACCGCTTTTTCCAGGAAACCTGATATGGTTCCTTTAAACAGAACCGGCcccaataaaatacaatgttttgGTCTGTGAAATTACACTGGATGAAAAAACTGGCgtcatatatttaaatataaatgtcacAACACGTTTGATTGCAATCATCACGCTCTGCCAAtaaaatcccatgaaaacaccAACGACGAACTGATCTTACACTGGAGCTCCTCGAAACCGTGAGCGCGCTGATCCGGATCTACGTACACCGACTGTAGATAAGAACCTCACGCAACTCCACGTCACATGACCTGAACCGCCTCTTTAACATCTGGATTCTGGATGTGAATCTGCCGTGTAGCGTTAAGCCAAAgacaataaaatcaacaaattcTGAATCCATCATTTCTTGTATCGCAAtctgaataataatttaaagagTAACTACatcaaaaatagataaatattaattattatcattgtcCTAAGATGCATCAtcagtgataaaataaaataaaataaatactggtATATGCTCAGaatagtaaattataaaaactcaACACGTCCTGTGGATATTTAGACTTTATCTTTAACATGTAAAGTATTGAttgtataatgtgtgttttttatttattgatggtaagaaaaatgtcattttaaatttcCAGTAACTCAGTGTTTGAGGTTGTGTCTTTGTCCTGTCATGGCGGAGTAGCTGTCGGCGTTCGGGACCCCCGGTCTGGGATGGCTGTGGGTGTTCGCCATCGGCGTCCTCGGCATCTCCTGCCTGGGAATCTACGCAGGCTGCAGTGAGAAAGGCATATTCCTAAAAATAGTACGTACAAGAGGCGGAACTAATAAGTATTAACTTTTCACCTGAGATATCCGTCTCTTTGATTGGATTAAACTTTGAATGTTGTTCTTGTTCCATCACACAGTTCGCAGGCTTCATGGGGGTTGGGATGGTCATCATGCTGATCTTTGGCATTGTTATCGTTGTCGCAAGAAACAAGGTCATTTATCTTCATCTATTTACTATCTATTGATTTTTTGATGctaatttttctctctttatcttgaTCTTGTTTTTACTCTCTCTGTTCTGACTCCATCACTCTCCATCTGTCACCTCGATGCTAAATGTTGTTCTATTTCTGTCCATCTTGACGCTACCTTTGTTAACTTGATGCAACCTGTGGCTCTGAGCctcttctctgattggctgacctttttttctgagcgatgcattaaaaatataccaaataccAACCGAATATACcaaacaaatcctgcaaggtttggatggtgggtccaggtgggcggggctaaagttccagaagtcctggcggctggttttaaggctcagtttctgaatacaggctgtgtgcatttctctgtggactgattcatttatactttcacagtattaatataaaacctcgACCTGCTTCATAATCTCTTTGCAGATCAGAGATGAGTTCAAGAACATCTCCGCTGAAATTGCAAAGCCCTTAATGGAAGACGAGGGACTGAGACAGCTGCTTGAAGGGATACAGATGACTGTAATgttctttgtattttaatgtactgcactgaaatttgaaaattaacatttcacatttaagcTAAATAAACCCCCCCCCTGTCGAAGACTATGTCCAATCGTTGAAACTCACTTTCTCATGTGTTTGCAGGCCCAGTGCTGTGGGCTGTCGAGCGCCAGCGACTGGGGAAATAAAATCCCTGAATCCTGTGAGTGCAGCTCGCGTGCACCTGGCCTCTTCGGAGGACATAGCAAATGTAAACCCAAACCTTTGGTTAGTGAAACTGGAATATCAGATTTAGAAATGTTGGTTAATTGTAGGTTTGTGGCTCCATTGATCGAGATCTCTGGAGTTAAAAGTTGAAATCTGTCAGAAAACTGAGGCCTTTACTTTGGATGTGTGAGGATAAGCAGTGGCCTGTTTCTCTTTGCTAAATATGGTGACAAtactctgctgttgttttcttacAGGGAACCATGGGCCCATCCGAAATTTATGAACAGGTACTCAATCAAACAAGCAATCAATCAAAGCAATAGCAAGTCCACCAGGTGGTGATCTTTCCAGGTAATGACCCTTTCTCCACCTCACTGTCTGCAGACCTGCAGTGATGCCATCTTTTCATGGGTGGACCTACTATTGAAGATCGTCATGGGCTTCTTCTTTGGATTTTCCGTCACTGCAGTAAGTTTGTTATTCTcattagttgttgttgttgttgttgttgtgttttgtgactGCATTTTTATCCAGATATCGTCACCAACCTCCTTTCCAAAACTTTCAAGATATATTATCCCAATGCGCATATAAAGCTTTGGGTTTGGTCCTCTCAGCAGCAACGCTAGGCTAACTTTATTGCTAACTGCCCAACTACGAGAAATACTTAACatcatttaaatctaaatttaaatctgttttcaaGGGTTTCTTGAGTTCATGTTCGTGCAGTTAACTACTTCACACTTAGcttaactaatgttagctttagCCCCAACGTTAGCCTCAAATTCCGAACACAGTGTCGGGACACGTTGTTAGATTTTGGATCAATGTTGGGCTGTTGTCTTGTAGAAGGCGCTGAACCGATGTCAGGTTTATGTTTTGCTAaggtaaaatgtatttcagcaAGAATTTGCTTTAGTTTTTTGTACAGCCAATACTTTCTGTTGGCTTAGCAAGCTAACGGTCAGCGTAGTTGAAGCAAAGCAAAAGTAAAGCCTCTGGTCAGCCTCGATTTCTTGGATCGGACGTTAGTGATACAGGTACAGGGAATGTTTTGATCTCAGTTTCGGGACGGAGGACTCTTTCACGGATACaaagctgaaatatttaatCTGATTAACATTTACTTGCTATCCAGGACACCGCTATattgaaaaacactgagaatATCATTGAAATTTAAACGTTTAAAAAAGTGTAGAGACCCAGTCGTACCTCCCGGTTTGCAACTGTGTTTTGGGcgaaaactgtttatttttttcagttccaCTCATCCCCTGAAATGAGATCAGAAAGCTCAACAACTCATTCAGCTGttaaaccaacaaacaaacaaaaacaaacaaaaaaacatctttacagcagctgtcagactccatcTAGCAGCAGTTGTATGCAGTGTGGATTAGACAGATGGTTGCTCACATTGGCGTCTTTCACTTCTGGTTTGAATTAAAAAGGTGTTGAACAGTTTGAATGTTTCTCTAACTGACGACCTGTCTTTACAGCTGCTGGGCCTGGTGGTCTCCTTCCTGATGATCCACCAGGTCAAACGTCATGACAGCACGGGAGGATCGTCCATGGCCATGAAGGGCTACTGAAGGGAACCACCCTCGAcccctgacctttaacctctgcaCTGTAATTAGAGGACTACACGGTCAATAAATcactcatttactttttttacgACATTTCTGCCTTTTAAGAGAATGAAACTGAAAGCCGGAGACAGAAGGACGATGCTGCAGGAACATTTCATTGCTTTCACTGCTTTCTATTGTAGAAAATCTTGCTTGAAGAGCAAacgtttatttttttgtgaattatattttttgttactCTATGGCCAGAAGTATTGTAGTAGTCTTACATAACAGACATATATTGTAGGAAGGAAGCAGTTCCTAAGCTCCACCCTTCTCCATATCTGACTAAAGCTCTATCATCCGGAGGAGGTCATAACACCCCCTAGTGGTTTTAAAAGCATTAATAGGGTAATTTGGAAAATCTGTGTCCTTGGCGAACTACTGTAGCCAGCGAGCTAATTGCTAACACACTTAGCAGGCAGCAACATGCTAGCATAGTCTTTCACCTTTTCCAGCTAGATGTCAGAAACACTAGTTACACAGTTAACTGTTACGGACCCAGTGAAAGGTcagctagcaagctagctaacTGCTTCTTAACGCGCATGTGTTACACCTGAAGCTgtaagttttttgttttaaccacAGTCATTCAACTTCATTTCAAATCCCAGGAAAGGTGTCCTGTAGCAATTAGTCGTAAATCCGACCAATCAGCATACATTAGAAGAATGCTAACATTTTATGGGCAAAATTGCATTCcctgtaagaaaaacaaaaagactttAAGACTTTGATTTATTGCTGAATAGATCCTGTATCTGCAAAAACTATAGAATATAGAACCATAGAATTTGGGCTTTTTTTGTCTAAAAGCAGGTGTACATAATTATTTTAACCGTTTAGCTCCATTCACTCCAattcattaacaaaaaaattaagtgAGCGCAGTGAATTGCAGCAGGTTTCGGTACAATggcacaaacaggaagtggacaggCTGTGGTGCAACAGAGCTAACTGGCTAATAGGATCAAGTCGTCCATTTTGAACTCTCCAGTTTTTCCATTCTCTAAAAAGGTCAGCACTGTCAAGACTGTGTGCTGTtgtattcaaaatgtatttgtggaTTTACTTGTTCCTGCAATTAAATTCCATTGCGAGGGGGAAACTGCTAACTAGCTTAGATTTAAAGCTGCCTTGTTATACATATTGTCAATGTTACTATTGCTTTCATCTGCACTGATAAGAGCTTTTATATGATTGCGCTTAGTATTAAATTTCTAGCAGCGAGACACAGACAGTTGTAAGATGAGGATCGTCCTCACCTccagtgttgtattttttaaaacagcaacaacaacaataacaataacatagCTCCTCAGGTTAGTTAAGTGTTCAGGTCTCCCACAGGCAGTGAACACCTCACCaccatttacaaaaaaaaaaaaatatttaaatagaaGAGAAATACTATgacacaaactgttttattgTGAGATCTGCACTCATTTAATTTCAGAATAAACTCTGAATGCCTACACTGTACTAATGCTTTGTCCAACTGTTATTTCCTGGTTTTGATAAAGGGCTGATGGAAACTAATAGGGAGGGCGGGAGGGAaggatttggggggggggggtggttcTTTTGGCATGATCTGAGTTTTTTTGGAAACAGCATCTTCAGCTTGGTTTCACTGCGGGGGTCAAACAGCGAGCCTCGTTATAATTCAGCACGGCGTTAGCGGGAGAATCTCCCTGAAACTTGTTGTCAGCATAAAAGTTTCAGCAGCTCTGGGCtggttcagttcagtcagttgCCTCGTTCGCAGGAGCTCCCGGAGTTCAGAGGTCGATTATGAACAGAGAACGGCGGCTCTGGTGCATCTTCTGCCCACGAcaaggttatttttttaaaaagagaagcGTCTCACATGACGACTCctcaaagaaaatgttaaagacCACATTTCTCCTGcttgatgtttgtgtttatttaacagaatgaacagagaaaaaaaataagacagaagtAAATTCTCTGTGCTGGACCCGTTTCTTTTCAGTAGTTAATTAAAAACGACTACGTACTTCCCTCAGCACTTTGCATGACATTATATGCTTTCCTCCATATTGTACTATGTCAGCTCCACTTCCTGACCGTTTCCTTCATCTGGTTCCTGTCCTGCATTCCTCTTGTATCTACAGTCAAGTTTTTACacttgtgttgtttattgtgtttggAGTTCTGCCCGGAGGGTTCAGCTTTTGTCTCCACAGCCCAGAGAATCTGGTTCCTCATCCTCCTTTAAATGTGATATGTCTTCTACTGTAAGTGTCTTCAGTACCATAAAGGTCCGATTGAAGAGCTGCTGAGACGTTCGTCCCTCCAGCAGGTTCTCCATCTCTGGGGAGGACTTCTGAAGCTCTGCTGGAGCCACCGTCGGGTTCTTGGTCTCCTCCCTGACCAGGACCCTTCTAGCCCGGGTACTGAGTCTCTAAGAAGAGTCCTGCTGGTTCCAGAGTTCATCCATTTCACTGTTACTGAGGCCACTGTTCTCCTGGGGTTTATTCTCTTGTCCTGATCAGTTTTATCATGAAGGTCTACAGAGAGTTCTTCAGACTTCACGGCTTCtgtcctgagttacagtgtgaacTGTGGGACCTTATACTCACAGGTGTTTCTCAACTGTGTCCAATCAATTCAATTTGCCACAGGTGAACTCTCAAGGACAATTACagcaaacaggaaactgaatctGGGTAAATCTATTGTGCaaattttgtaaatgagagatttcagtgaTCAGTGGTAATTTCAATCTTCCCTatttacaacacaataaagtgaatGATGCTTTGGGCTACAATGCAAAACATCTTCCTGTATTATTAATATTCCTGTGTTCTTGCCAGACATTGTTAATGTGATGCGTAAAAATAGTTCTGACCCGAACCTCACCTGATGTTCACATCCTCATCACCCTCCACAGTGACATGGGCAAGACTCGAAAGGAAAGAAACACCTAAACCCTCATTATGTGTCTGAACAACACATGAAAGATTTCAAACTGAATATCCCGTCAGCATGAAGACTCCCCAGtctacagcagctctgtgtgaacGGCCTCTCTGCCAGGAAACTGAAGGGAAAGTGACTGGTTTTTAAGTCAGGGAGCTGATTGGAGGGTCGGGAACAGGTGTGCAGGGTGGTGTGGAAGTCAGGTGACGGCTGCAGGTGGGGAAACGCTGCAGATTAGACAGGGAGTGGCACGTAAATGAGTACATGAGTGTCAAACTGACACACAATGTTAAGATTTGTATgaagtgaaaatacaacaacatgttttagtccacttcctgtttcaactTGACAACCTGGGTCccttaagaaatgtttttttcccggTTTGGTGTGTGAGACCTGCACAGAAATCAGACCTCAACCCAATCTAACACCTTTAAAATGAACTGGAACACAGACTATGATGGGTATATATGGGTATTATATATACGGCTTATACATTTGttaatatatgaaattgtttctAATTTCTAAAAAGCTTCATATATAATTttcaaatatgattttattttatatgcacatatatatgtacatatattacatttatgaACGGGTGGGAAGGAACAAGATCACAGTGTATGTTATTATAGCAGCAGGTAGTTACAAAACTCAGGTGTCCATATACTTTTGGCCTTATATAGATGTAATCGACAGGATaaaccagcagggggcagtacACACCAACAGTCTGACTCACAGAGCTCGTGCACGAGGAGCCGGTCACACATTTATCTCCACAGCACATACTGGTGTGAAAGAGCTGGAGAGGAAGATAATAATGTGGCACACACATGAATAAgactgggtgtgtgtttttgctcatttttcaatttaaatatAGTAGAAACTGAGATGAAGAAGTCGTATTTAGTGTTTTCATGAAgctgctcactctctctctctctgctgtcactcagCTACAGAGtacaaacactgagctgatggAGCTTCTCAGCACAGGAAGCACATTAGCGGTTAGCATTTACATCTGTCTTATCTTTtcctgcaccccccccccctgctggGTCAACACTCACCCATTTATTTATGGCCATTAATCAATCACAGAGATACAGTGTGAGTTTCTGACagcctgcttttttttaaatttattttctttttctttatttttaaagactGTGAGACGAGCGGAGAGGGAGAACACAAGCTGTGCAGGCGACAAAGATTCGATTCTCAGACCTTTTCCTTGATGAATGAGTTTACGTCCCTGCTTCAGTCTTTCCATTTCCCACAGTAAACTCAGGTAGGTAGCcacctgtcaacatgttgagGTGACACCCAGTTTTATGAACCTATAAACAGGTGTATAAGtctgtgtgggggtggggggtgtcatCATTCCCTTCAGCTGAACAGGCTGCAGCGCAGAGGATCTTAATGTGACAAACAGCCAAACAATGGAGTTGAGGACGCCAGCAGCAGCCGAGGGAAGCGCTCTGCGGACGACTTCGTGAAGCTCCAGAGCCGCGGCGGACGAGGCAGGAACAGGACACGTACGacagtaaaatgtaaagcaGTGAATGAATCAACGAACAAACTCGCAGActgccccccctcccacccaccccacaggtgtaaataataaaatgaatgatggctgggTTCCATTCAGCTGCTCCAGTTTCCGTGTCCTCGTATTGTTCACGCTGGCTGGCCGTCATGACACTGGTCTCTTCACAATGTGAACCTTTGTAATTGCATTTTATGACTGGCAGCAAAACCGCAGGTTAATAATGACTTTGTCTAATCATCACTCGGCCAAGCCATCATTCATGTTGAACGTCCTCCGGCAGCGTCCTGGGGTCTTTCCAAACCTCAACTTTGTTTGTTCTGCTACGACTTCTGCTGACAACCTGACGCATTTTCCttttagtttggtttattttttcacacagaaaaacactgaagtgaaCCAAAATGCGTCATGACAAGACAGGTAAAAATATTAACTCCGCCCTCTGAGGTGCAAGCACCTGTTGAAACTGTGCTTGGCCACAGGAGTCAGCTGTTGTTATTGGGTCAGTATCTATATGGTGTTTTTTCTATAGATGTTGCGATAACATCATTATCCTGAATTCATTATGCCACGATACTCATGTAGTAAAAATCTGATATCTGATTGCAACGTTTTACATCTGCCCGATCAAATTGTACTAAGGTGGAAAATGAGTCAGTTTTAACCGAAATAAAGAATTCAGGTTTGAAAAACGTACTTATAAGAACTTTAAATGAACTGCTTCGCAAATCCTATGAATGATtgagctgaactgaactggcacttgtgaaagtcctgacacaaaatcattttaaaagaaatctgtgtAACTGACAGGAGAAATTATCATAGGGGCAGAATTTATGGCATCATTCAGCCCGGGACTGAAGAACAGGTAGATTTCTTCAGCGAAGGAGCAGCCAGTGAAGGAGTAGAGAAGCTCTGCAGAATCAGCGTCATAAAAGGAGACGAGAACCTCCTCATAATCCACAAACACTCCTACTTTCTCGGGCTTTGAAGGGAGTGAGAGAAGAAGGGGAGAACCGACAAGAGCGCGTATTCATCGCCGTTTTTCAACCACATGGTCCAGTAGCCATTTTCAGGGCACAGTGGGATTATTCCCTTCCTCTTGATGGACTTTTTGGCAACTCCCAAAGTCCATCTAGTCTTACCTTTAACTCCAGTCTCAAAGTAAAACCTCCCAGAGGAGAAACTCTGTTTTCCTAAGACACAACAACTGGGATTAAATCTCTCTGGGTTGTCTGGGAGATTCTTCTTCTCGTCACCATGATGTGCTTGTTTGCCGTCATCAGACAGGACGAGAGCAGGATGTGCCGTATCAGGATCCAACGCCACGTCCACTGCGAACTGCCGGACCCTCTTTAGCTCGACCTTGTGGCGCAACTTCTTAATCTCTTTGCCAAGCGTCTCTTCCAGTTGATCCACAGCTGTGCTCACAGTCCCCTCGTATGAGTGTGGATCGATGCTGATCTCTGTCCGGTCGTTGGTGGGCGGAGCAGCGTTCAGGGTCGAGAAGGTGCGGAGGAAGTGGAGGTGGTCTTCAGAGCGCGAGAGCCGATCTA
The sequence above is drawn from the Seriola aureovittata isolate HTS-2021-v1 ecotype China chromosome 22, ASM2101889v1, whole genome shotgun sequence genome and encodes:
- the LOC130163656 gene encoding tetraspanin-7-like — protein: MGKINGCLKCLFIFFNVLFAIVGCLLIFTAVKATSISYQLSAFGTPGLGWLWVFAIGVLGISCLGIYAGCSEKGIFLKIFAGFMGVGMVIMLIFGIVIVVARNKIRDEFKNISAEIAKPLMEDEGLRQLLEGIQMTAQCCGLSSASDWGNKIPESCECSSRAPGLFGGHSKCKPKPLGTMGPSEIYEQTCSDAIFSWVDLLLKIVMGFFFGFSVTALLGLVVSFLMIHQVKRHDSTGGSSMAMKGY